The proteins below are encoded in one region of Peribacillus muralis:
- a CDS encoding MMPL family transporter, which translates to MNINEKFKSEVPSLDESILSKLGRMMTGKISRWVVIAVWIVAAIILTFALPAVKDETSNNSADLPADSASVVADEFIKEEFPNSSGIPALLTWHREGGLTDADLAEIQYLSKQLTDKPLTQQSFFPPLHELPLPALKKSVSEDGNTFVQPLFFKENAETATLEKNLESINDMVSDRIGSDPFKVSTDSDELSLRVTGPVGISVDATGLFAGADFQLLLATVILVLVVLLLIYRSPLLAIIPLIGVGFAYLVTSPILGYMANHGWITVDSQAISIMTVLLFGAGTDYCLFLISHYRSELRNHASKREAMMAAFKDSSGAIAMSGLTIVISLLTLLVAKYGAYHRFAVPFSLSILIMMVAALTLVPALLSVFGRASFFPIIPRTPSMEEERAKKKGKAVKKHKESGRIGKWIGHIVTTKPWTVIVSCLIIFSILAGYSSQIKYSYDILSSFPEDMNSREGYAVISDSYSPGELAPVTVVVDTEGKDIDLAPALKGMKIVESVNDPVAGKSNKDLKSYEVKFNMNPYDIEAIDSIPDIRTLAEKELKSAKISNVDEKVWVGGQTATQFDKRDTVKADEFKIIPIIIVLISLLLLAYLRSVTAMVYLMGTVILSFFAAMGLGWIILHHFMGVDAIEGTIPLYSFVFLVALGEDYNIFMVSSIWRKKKTMSIKRAIREGVAETSGVITSAGIILAATFSVLATLPIQVLVQFGLITALGVLMDTFIVRPFLVPAITALLGRHAFWPSKVTDLEEKEHSKN; encoded by the coding sequence ATGAATATAAACGAAAAATTTAAAAGCGAGGTGCCCTCATTGGATGAATCAATATTAAGTAAATTAGGCAGGATGATGACCGGAAAGATCAGTCGTTGGGTTGTTATCGCCGTATGGATAGTGGCAGCAATCATACTGACCTTCGCATTGCCCGCGGTAAAGGACGAAACGTCAAACAACAGCGCGGACCTGCCTGCGGACTCTGCTTCTGTCGTTGCAGATGAATTCATTAAAGAAGAGTTTCCGAATTCGTCAGGGATACCAGCATTACTCACATGGCATCGTGAAGGCGGATTGACGGATGCCGACTTGGCTGAAATCCAGTACCTTTCGAAGCAGCTGACGGACAAACCACTGACACAGCAATCTTTCTTTCCACCGCTTCATGAACTTCCGTTACCTGCTCTAAAAAAATCAGTTTCAGAAGATGGCAATACTTTCGTACAGCCGCTTTTCTTTAAAGAAAATGCCGAGACTGCCACTTTGGAAAAAAATCTTGAAAGCATTAATGACATGGTTTCAGATCGCATCGGATCGGACCCATTCAAAGTTTCAACGGATTCAGATGAATTATCACTTCGAGTGACAGGACCTGTCGGGATATCGGTCGATGCAACGGGATTATTTGCAGGTGCAGATTTTCAATTGCTATTAGCCACCGTAATCCTTGTACTCGTCGTGCTACTACTGATTTACAGATCTCCACTTCTAGCCATCATCCCACTGATCGGAGTAGGCTTTGCCTATCTTGTCACAAGCCCTATCCTGGGATACATGGCGAACCATGGCTGGATTACAGTCGATTCACAGGCGATTTCAATCATGACCGTGTTATTATTCGGTGCCGGCACGGATTATTGCCTATTTTTAATTTCCCACTATAGAAGTGAATTAAGGAATCATGCTAGTAAACGGGAAGCCATGATGGCTGCATTTAAAGATTCCTCAGGGGCGATTGCAATGAGCGGTCTGACGATCGTCATCTCCCTGCTGACCTTGCTTGTCGCCAAATATGGTGCCTATCACCGTTTCGCCGTTCCGTTCAGCTTATCCATTTTGATCATGATGGTAGCAGCTTTAACACTTGTTCCAGCCTTGCTTTCCGTATTCGGGAGAGCCTCCTTCTTCCCGATCATTCCGCGGACACCGTCCATGGAAGAAGAGCGGGCCAAGAAAAAAGGGAAAGCCGTCAAAAAACATAAGGAATCCGGGCGCATCGGTAAATGGATTGGCCATATCGTCACAACCAAGCCATGGACCGTCATCGTTTCCTGCCTGATCATCTTCAGCATTTTAGCTGGATATTCTTCACAAATAAAATATTCATATGATATTCTGTCATCATTCCCTGAAGATATGAACTCACGGGAAGGCTACGCTGTCATTTCCGACTCCTACTCACCAGGCGAGCTTGCACCTGTCACAGTGGTTGTCGATACAGAAGGTAAGGATATCGATTTAGCCCCGGCATTAAAAGGGATGAAAATCGTTGAAAGCGTTAATGATCCCGTTGCAGGCAAGTCCAATAAAGACCTGAAATCCTATGAAGTCAAATTCAACATGAATCCTTACGACATCGAGGCGATCGATTCCATTCCCGACATTCGCACCTTAGCGGAGAAGGAATTGAAATCGGCCAAGATCTCGAATGTCGATGAAAAGGTATGGGTCGGTGGCCAGACAGCCACTCAATTTGATAAAAGGGACACCGTGAAAGCCGATGAATTCAAGATTATCCCGATTATCATCGTCTTGATTTCCTTGCTCCTTCTAGCCTATTTGCGTTCCGTAACGGCAATGGTGTATTTGATGGGTACGGTCATTCTCTCATTCTTTGCAGCCATGGGACTGGGTTGGATCATCCTGCATCATTTCATGGGTGTGGATGCCATTGAAGGAACCATTCCACTTTATTCATTCGTTTTCCTTGTTGCACTTGGGGAAGATTACAATATTTTCATGGTTTCGAGCATTTGGCGCAAGAAAAAGACAATGTCAATCAAACGTGCAATCAGGGAAGGTGTGGCTGAAACGAGCGGTGTCATCACATCCGCTGGAATAATCTTAGCTGCCACTTTTTCCGTTCTTGCCACACTGCCGATTCAAGTGCTCGTTCAATTCGGACTCATTACAGCACTAGGCGTGTTGATGGACACGTTCATCGTCCGTCCATTCCTCGTTCCTGCGATAACCGCCCTGCTCGGCCGCCATGCCTTCTGGCCAAGTAAGGTCACTGATCTAGAAGAGAAAGAGCATAGCAAAAATTAA
- a CDS encoding YceI family protein, translating to MTVSNWTIDPTHSSIEFSVKHMMIAKVKGSFNKFSANISADPLDLTTAEIDFDVDVASIDTRNADRDNHLRSADFFHVEHNPTLTFKSSKIVKTDEDEYDVTGNVTLNGITKEETFAITFEGQGKDPWGNEKAGFSGKGKIKRSDYGLTYNAALETGGVLIGDQITLTLDIEAAKEA from the coding sequence ATGACAGTTTCGAATTGGACGATCGACCCGACACACAGTTCGATTGAATTTTCCGTAAAACATATGATGATTGCAAAAGTTAAAGGCAGCTTCAATAAATTCAGTGCAAACATATCAGCGGATCCATTGGATCTGACTACTGCAGAAATCGATTTTGACGTGGATGTTGCCAGCATTGACACTCGCAATGCAGATAGAGATAATCACCTGCGTTCCGCTGACTTCTTCCATGTGGAACATAATCCAACATTAACATTCAAGTCATCGAAAATCGTAAAAACGGATGAAGATGAATACGATGTAACAGGAAATGTAACCCTTAATGGAATTACAAAAGAAGAAACCTTTGCAATCACCTTCGAAGGTCAAGGAAAAGATCCATGGGGAAATGAAAAAGCAGGATTTAGCGGAAAAGGAAAAATTAAACGCAGTGATTATGGTTTAACTTATAACGCAGCATTGGAAACGGGCGGCGTCCTTATTGGTGATCAAATCACTCTTACCCTCGATATCGAGGCAGCTAAAGAAGCTTGA
- a CDS encoding FecCD family ABC transporter permease, producing MKPYKSFRLFNEKISFLIDKKAMIVVLILFLVTSSVFVISTGLGEMNIHPWNVLQVLFGGGTDGDRLIIQSFRLPRIIVALLVGMGLAVAGGILQGMIRNPLASPDILGITGGATVAVVGFMAIFSDKNHSLTVSINWLPLAAFIGATIVALLVYSLAWKNGVPPIRLVLIGIGIMALMKALTTMMMILGPVYQASQANLWITGSVSNSTWNNIAILAPWTFLFLLIAFLYARNINLQELGDDLATGLGGHVQKQRFTLLMISTALIGGATAFAGGIGFVGLMAPHMARRLVGSSFGVLLPASALLGGILVMIADLIGRTLFSPLEIPAGVFTASIGAPYFIYLLYRTRNA from the coding sequence ATGAAGCCATACAAAAGCTTTCGTTTATTTAATGAAAAAATATCATTCTTAATCGATAAAAAAGCGATGATCGTCGTTTTGATATTATTTTTGGTCACCTCCTCAGTATTTGTGATCAGCACTGGATTGGGTGAAATGAATATTCATCCATGGAATGTCCTGCAGGTCTTATTCGGAGGGGGAACGGATGGCGATCGCCTGATCATCCAATCCTTTCGCCTGCCGAGAATCATCGTTGCCCTTTTGGTAGGGATGGGCCTTGCCGTGGCGGGAGGAATCCTTCAGGGGATGATCCGAAATCCGCTTGCCTCACCCGATATCCTGGGAATCACGGGAGGGGCGACAGTGGCGGTCGTTGGCTTCATGGCGATTTTTAGCGACAAAAATCATTCTCTAACGGTAAGCATCAATTGGTTGCCGTTAGCAGCCTTCATCGGCGCGACCATCGTGGCATTGCTCGTATATTCATTAGCCTGGAAAAATGGCGTTCCCCCAATAAGGCTTGTGTTGATCGGAATAGGGATAATGGCTTTAATGAAGGCGCTCACGACGATGATGATGATCCTCGGCCCGGTCTATCAAGCGAGCCAGGCGAACCTCTGGATTACGGGATCGGTTTCCAACTCTACATGGAATAATATCGCCATACTGGCGCCATGGACATTTTTGTTCTTATTGATAGCCTTCCTTTATGCAAGAAATATAAATTTACAGGAGCTCGGTGATGACCTGGCGACCGGTCTTGGCGGGCATGTACAAAAACAGCGGTTCACATTATTGATGATCAGTACGGCCTTAATCGGCGGTGCCACTGCTTTTGCTGGAGGAATAGGCTTTGTCGGTTTAATGGCACCCCATATGGCGAGAAGGCTGGTAGGTTCGAGCTTTGGTGTACTGTTGCCCGCATCTGCTTTGCTTGGCGGCATCCTGGTCATGATAGCCGATTTGATTGGAAGGACCTTATTCTCCCCGCTGGAAATACCAGCCGGGGTCTTTACCGCAAGCATCGGTGCCCCTTATTTCATTTATTTACTTTATCGAACGAGAAATGCATGA
- a CDS encoding FecCD family ABC transporter permease — MLLKNTWQKWMGLFTTVLLLLFLLCSSIVYGYTNTTWQMAIDAFTHFDGSNEHIVIQSVRLPRALIASAIGASLAISGVLMQTLTKNPLASPDIFGVNAGAGLAVVAGITIFGISNMQVFTWLSFIGAAIAAISIYMIGSMGRGGLTPMKLTLAGAAMTAMVASLTQGLLVSNEALLDQVLFWLAGSVSGRSLDNLVAVLPYLLVGWGLALIVSGKMNVLSMGEDVAKGLGLNIVFLKLVLGLSVILLAGGSVAVAGPIGFIGIVVPHLTRYIVGIDHRWLIPFSGLLGAVLLIAADIISRYILMPREVPVGVMTAIIGTPFFIYIARKGFSSR, encoded by the coding sequence ATGTTATTAAAAAATACATGGCAGAAATGGATGGGGCTGTTCACTACCGTTCTTTTGCTGCTTTTTTTACTGTGCTCAAGTATTGTATACGGTTATACGAATACCACATGGCAAATGGCGATTGATGCTTTCACGCATTTCGATGGGTCGAACGAACATATCGTGATCCAATCGGTCAGACTTCCGCGTGCCTTGATCGCTTCGGCCATTGGTGCGAGTTTGGCCATTTCAGGAGTGCTGATGCAAACACTGACCAAAAACCCGCTTGCTTCACCGGATATATTCGGGGTCAACGCCGGGGCGGGCTTGGCGGTGGTCGCGGGTATCACCATTTTTGGAATAAGCAATATGCAAGTGTTCACTTGGTTATCTTTCATCGGGGCGGCAATCGCCGCAATAAGTATCTATATGATAGGAAGCATGGGACGGGGCGGCTTGACGCCGATGAAGCTGACTTTGGCTGGAGCTGCCATGACGGCCATGGTAGCGTCACTGACACAAGGTCTTCTAGTTTCCAATGAGGCTCTATTGGATCAAGTATTGTTCTGGCTCGCCGGATCGGTTTCGGGCAGGAGTCTCGATAATTTAGTTGCGGTCCTTCCTTACCTTTTAGTTGGATGGGGGCTGGCCTTGATCGTCTCCGGTAAAATGAATGTATTATCCATGGGTGAAGATGTGGCAAAGGGTCTTGGTTTGAATATCGTTTTCCTTAAGCTTGTCCTTGGGCTGTCAGTCATCCTGCTCGCCGGCGGATCAGTGGCGGTGGCGGGACCGATAGGCTTCATAGGAATTGTCGTCCCGCATCTTACCCGTTATATAGTGGGAATCGATCATCGCTGGCTGATTCCGTTCTCCGGGCTTTTGGGAGCAGTGCTTTTGATTGCAGCCGATATCATATCCAGGTATATCCTGATGCCCCGGGAAGTGCCCGTCGGAGTCATGACGGCGATCATTGGCACCCCATTCTTCATTTACATAGCTAGAAAGGGGTTCAGCAGCCGATGA